The following coding sequences lie in one Raphanus sativus cultivar WK10039 unplaced genomic scaffold, ASM80110v3 Scaffold2862, whole genome shotgun sequence genomic window:
- the LOC130506076 gene encoding uncharacterized protein LOC130506076, translating into MWRLWKSRNAFYYRGEDYEPSSVVTKAQEDFDEWNSRDDLEEKDVNTIPVIREEERWTPPPHNWLKCNSDGAWDRTKDHCGVGWVLRNHLGVVWMGGRRLPKGRSPIETEDEPLRWAISTMVRLNYNKLIFETDCIELVQALQERDSRPSIHSFVQDMHHLLAKLGEVQVVFRGRKSNANVDRIAKEAPSFENNAPVLFSIMPSWIKSFVEVEKSIV; encoded by the coding sequence ATGTGGAGACTGTGGAAGAGTCGAAATGCTTTTTATTATAGAGGTGAGGACTATGAGCCTTCCAGTGTGGTTACTAAGGCGCAAGAGGACTTTGATGAGTGGAATAGTCGTGATGATTTGGAGGAAAAAGATGTGAACACAATCCCGGTGATTAGAGAAGAGGAAAGATGGACTCCACCACCGCATAATTGGCTGAAGTGTAACAGCGATGGAGCCTGGGACAGAACGAAGGATCATTGTGGTGTTGGATGGGTTTTGAGAAATCATCTTGGTGTTGTATGGATGGGAGGAAGAAGGCTACCTAAAGGACGATCTCCAATAGAGACGGAGGATGAACCGCTAAGATGGGCTATTTCGACAATGGTAAGGCTTAACTACAATAAGCTCATATTTGAAACAGATTGCATAGAGCTAGTTCAAGCATTACAAGAGAGAGATAGTCGCCCTAGCATTCACTCCTTTGTTCAAGACATGCACCATCTGCTAGCTAAATTAGGTGAGGTTCAGGTAGTCTTCAGAGGAAGAAAGAGTAATGCTAATGTTGATAGAATTGCAAAAGAGGCCCCCTCCTTTGAGAATAATGCCCCCGTGTTGTTTTCTATTATGCCTTCTTGGATTAAATCTTTTGTAGAGGTTGAAAAATCTATTGTGTAA
- the LOC130506077 gene encoding uncharacterized protein LOC130506077, which produces METSPKVKHFLWRCLNNALPVALNMVHRHIAKQKMCSRCGDEEESVNHLLFKCHYARLVWALANVHIPPAGVWSDSLYANIHWVLNLKKEYPMEEVEESFAPWLMWRLWKNRNDFVFRGNDHDAALTVWKVWEDVFEWISRAEVKEKEVKEPTAPKPEVKWKPPAERYLKCNSDAAWLKEERSGGAGWILRDHRGRLIWAGAKKLAEVRSAIEAEAEAVRWALQTVTGFGYDRVQFETDSLQLMRMINGEEETWPLLEPIIQEIAALMSMREEITVVYYPRSGNKTADRIARETSTFTSFVPKLYSMSPTWLSSCLESDKLVVRT; this is translated from the coding sequence ATGGAGACTAGTCCCAAAGTTAAACACTTCCTTTGGAGATGTCTCAACAATGCACTCCCGGTGGCGTTAAATATGGTGCACAGACACATAGCTAAACAAAAGATGTGTAGTAGATGTGGAGATGAGGAGGAGAGTGTAAACCATCTGCTGTTTAAGTGTCATTATGCCAGATTAGTTTGGGCTTTGGCAAATGTTCATATTCCTCCAGCTGGAGTATGGTCGGACTCTTTGTATGCCAATATCCACTGGGTCTTAAATCTGAAAAAAGAGTACCCAATGGAAGAGGTAGAAGAGAGCTTTGCGCCATGGTTAATGTGGAGGTTATGGAAAAACAGGAATGACTTCGTCTTTAGAGGGAACGATCATGATGCAGCACTAACTGTCTGGAAGGTTTGGGAGGATGTGTTTGAGTGGATTAGCAGAGCTGAGGTGAAAGAAAAGGAGGTTAAAGAGCCCACAGCCCCAAAACCGGAGGTCAAATGGAAACCACCAGCGGAGAGGTACCTGAAGTGCAATTCAGATGCAGCGTGGCTTAAAGAAGAACGAAGTGGTGGAGCTGGTTGGATACTACGTGATCATCGGGGGAGGTTGATATGGGCGGGTGCAAAGAAACTGGCAGAAGTGAGATCAGCTATTGAGGCGGAAGCAGAGGCAGTGAGGTGGGCTTTACAAACAGTGACAGGTTTTGGATATGACAGAGTACAATTTGAAACCGATTCACTTCAGTTAATGAGGATGATAAATGGAGAGGAGGAAACCTGGCCACTGTTGGAGCCCATCATCCAGGAGATAGCTGCACTTATGTCGATGAGGGAGGAGATCACGGTTGTGTATTATCCTCGGAGTGGTAACAAAACTGCGGATAGAATAGCAAGGGAGACTTCTACGTTCACGTCCTTTGTCCCCAAGTTATATTCTATGTCGCCTACTTGGTTGTCTTCTTGTTTAGAATCTGATAAGTTGGTTGTAAGAACTTGA
- the LOC108823137 gene encoding F-box/kelch-repeat protein At1g55270: MDLSSQRQSPNGSRGFRLQAPLVDSVSCYCRVDSGLKTVVEARKFVPGSKLCIQPDINPNAHRRSKNSKRERTRIQPPLLPGLPDDLAVACLIRVPRSDHRKLRLVCKRWYRLASGNFFYSQRKLLKMSEEWVYVFKRDRDGKISWNTFDPVSQYPQPLPPVPREYSEAVGFGCAVLSGCHLYLFGGKDPLRGSMRRVIFYNARTNKWHRAPDMLRKRHFFGCCVINNCLYVAGGECEGIQRTLRSAEVYDPNKNRWSFVADMSTAMVPLIGVVYDKKWFLKGLGSHQQVMSEAYDPETNSWSPVSDGMVTGWRNPCTSLNGRLYGLDCRDGCKLRVFDESTDSWNKFMDSKVHLGNSNALEAAALVPLNNKLCIVRNNMSMSLVDVSNPDKNNPRVWENIAVKGQSKSILSNIWSSIAGRAVKSHIVHCQVLQA, translated from the exons ATGGATCTATCTTCTCAGCGACAATCCCCAAACGGGTCCAGAGGCTTTCGCCTTCAAGCTCCATTG GTGGACTCTGTATCTTGCTACTGCAGAGTGGACTCAGGTCTCAAGACCGTTGTGGAAGCGAGAAAGTTCGTTCCTGGCTCAAAGCTCTGTATCCAACCCGACATCAACCCCAATGCTCATCGCCGCAGCAAGAACTCCAAGCGAGAGAGGACGAGAATCCAACCTCCGCTTCTCCCTGGCCTCCCTGACGACCTAGCCGTCGCTTGCCTCATCCGTGTCCCTCGTTCAGACCATAGGAAACTCAGGCTCGTCTGTAAGAGATGGTACAGGCTCGCCTCAGGTAACTTCTTCTACTCTCAGAGGAAGTTACTTAAGATGTCTGAAGAGTGGGTTTATGTCTTTAAACGAGACCGTGATGGGAAGATCTCTTGGAACACTTTTGATCCTGTCTCTCAGTATCCTCAGCCGCTTCCACCTGTTCCTAGAGAGTATTCTGAAGCTGTTGGGTTTGGTTGCGCTGTCTTAAGCGGGTGTCATCTTTACTTGTTTGGAGGTAAGGATCCGTTGAGGGGATCAATGAGGAGGGTTATCTTCTATAACGCTAGAACAAACAAGTGGCATAGAGCACCTGATATGCTTAGGAAGAGACACTTCTTTGGTTGCTGTGTTATAAACAACTGCTTGTATGTAGCGGGTGGGGAGTGTGAAGGGATTCAGAGGACGCTACGCTCGGCTGAGGTTTATGATCCGAACAAGAACAGGTGGAGTTTCGTCGCTGATATGAGCACAGCAATGGTGCCTCTTATCGGTGTGGTTTACGACAAGAAGTGGTTTCTCAAGGGTCTTGGGTCTCACCAGCAGGTCATGAGTGAGGCTTATGACCCTGAGACTAACTCATGGAGTCCTGTCAGTGATGGGATGGTTACTGGTTGGAGAAACCCATGTACTTCTCTGAATGGTCGTCTCTACGGGTTGGATTGTAGGGACGGGTGCAAGCTCAGGGTGTTTGATGAGTCCACGGATTCATGGAACAAGTTCATGGACAGTAAAGTTCACTTGGGGAACTCAAATGCGCTTGAAGCTGCGGCTCTTGTTCCGCTGAACAATAAGCTTTGTATAGTCAGGAACAACATGAGCATGAGTCTGGTTGATGTCTCGAATCCTGATAAGAACAATCCTAGGGTATGGGAAAACATTGCGGTGAAAGGACAGTCGAAGAGCATTCTCAGTAATATATGGTCGAGTATTGCAGGAAGAGCTGTGAAAAGTCACATTGTGCATTGCCAAGTGCTTCAAGCATGA